The following are encoded in a window of Nocardia sp. BMG111209 genomic DNA:
- a CDS encoding NAD(P)-dependent oxidoreductase, whose amino-acid sequence MRVLLTGHQGYLGTVMAPVLRAAGHDVIGLDIGYFADCVLGPLPGDPPGIVADLREVTADRLAGFDAVIHLAALSNDPLGALAPRITHDINHHASVRLAELAKAAGVQRFLYASTCSVYGAAGDGLVGEDTPLHPLTPYAVSKVRVEDEVAALADDGFCPVFLRNATAFGFSPRLRADIVLNNLVGYAVLTGEVRVLSDGTPWRPLVHAADIATAFATCLTAPAARISARAYNIGDESNNLTVADIARAVVDAVPGSRLVIANETGPDPRSYRVDFTRARAELGYGAKWSIADGAAELYREYTARGLTADDFATRFTRLARLRELTTAGVIDDSLRRVAVGA is encoded by the coding sequence ATGCGGGTACTGCTCACCGGCCACCAGGGCTATCTGGGCACCGTCATGGCGCCGGTGCTGCGCGCCGCGGGCCACGACGTGATCGGCCTGGACATCGGCTATTTCGCCGATTGCGTGCTCGGGCCGCTGCCCGGCGATCCGCCCGGGATCGTCGCCGATCTGCGCGAGGTCACCGCCGATCGGCTGGCGGGCTTCGACGCGGTGATCCATCTGGCGGCGCTGTCCAACGATCCGCTGGGCGCGCTGGCGCCGCGGATCACCCACGACATCAACCATCACGCCTCGGTACGGCTGGCCGAACTCGCGAAAGCGGCCGGGGTGCAACGCTTCCTGTACGCCTCGACCTGTTCGGTGTACGGCGCCGCCGGCGACGGGCTGGTGGGCGAGGACACCCCGCTGCACCCGCTGACCCCGTACGCCGTGAGCAAGGTACGGGTCGAGGACGAGGTGGCCGCGCTCGCCGACGACGGCTTCTGCCCCGTATTCCTGCGCAACGCCACCGCATTCGGCTTCTCACCCCGGCTGCGCGCCGACATCGTGCTCAACAACCTGGTCGGCTACGCGGTGCTGACCGGTGAGGTCCGGGTGCTCTCCGACGGCACGCCGTGGCGGCCGCTGGTGCACGCCGCCGATATCGCGACCGCGTTCGCGACCTGCCTCACCGCGCCCGCGGCCCGGATCAGCGCCCGCGCGTACAACATCGGCGACGAGAGCAACAACCTCACCGTGGCCGACATCGCCCGCGCGGTGGTCGACGCCGTCCCCGGATCGCGCCTGGTGATCGCCAACGAGACCGGCCCCGACCCGCGCTCCTATCGGGTCGACTTCACCAGGGCGCGAGCCGAACTGGGATACGGCGCGAAGTGGAGCATCGCCGACGGCGCCGCCGAGCTCTACCGGGAGTACACCGCCCGCGGGCTCACCGCCGACGATTTCGCCACCCGGTTCACCCGCCTCGCGCGGCTGCGCGAACTCACCACCGCGGGCGTGATCGACGATTCGCTGCGCCGCGTCGCGGTCGGGGC
- a CDS encoding PIG-L deacetylase family protein, whose amino-acid sequence MLTLRAGGVREVALLAAHCDDLAIGAGGTLLTLAESVAGLRVRALVLCGGDTPRAAEERAALADFCPGADLELTVLSLPDGRTPAHWEAAKTAVAGLRAGGDPDLVLAPQPGDAHQDHRLLARLTPTEFRDHLVLGYEIVKWETDTPRPTMFCPLSSPIAARKAELLMKHYPSQHDRDWFDERTFLALARLRGVQCRSEYAEAFVIDKATVTFGGI is encoded by the coding sequence GTGCTGACGCTGCGGGCCGGTGGCGTGCGCGAGGTGGCCCTGCTGGCCGCGCACTGCGACGATCTCGCGATCGGCGCCGGCGGCACGCTGCTCACCCTCGCGGAATCGGTTGCGGGCCTGCGGGTCCGGGCACTGGTGCTGTGCGGCGGCGACACCCCGCGCGCCGCGGAGGAACGGGCCGCGCTGGCCGACTTCTGCCCGGGCGCCGATCTGGAGCTGACCGTGCTGTCGCTGCCGGACGGCCGCACCCCCGCGCACTGGGAGGCGGCGAAGACCGCGGTAGCGGGCCTGCGGGCCGGCGGCGATCCGGATCTGGTCCTCGCGCCGCAACCCGGTGACGCACACCAGGACCACCGGCTGCTGGCCCGTCTCACGCCCACCGAATTCCGGGATCACCTCGTGCTCGGCTACGAGATCGTCAAATGGGAGACCGATACGCCGCGGCCGACGATGTTCTGCCCGCTGTCGTCCCCGATCGCCGCGCGCAAGGCGGAACTGCTGATGAAACACTATCCCTCCCAGCATGATCGGGACTGGTTCGACGAACGGACCTTCCTGGCGCTGGCCCGGCTGCGCGGTGTGCAGTGCCGCAGCGAGTACGCCGAGGCCTTCGTGATCGACAAGGCCACCGTCACTTTCGGAGGTATCTGA
- a CDS encoding glucose-1-phosphate cytidylyltransferase has protein sequence MKVVLFCGGFGMRMRGGADDPVPKPMQLVGPRPLIWHVMRYYAHFGHKDFILCLGYGAAHIKNFFLTYQESVSNDFVIRDGQVQLLASDISDWTITFVDTGLDSAIGERLRRVRHLLAGEQYFLANYADVLTDAPLDEMISKCVASGAAASMMIVPPQSSFHCVDVNAAGEVERIIPVAKLPLWENGGYFVLTQEVFDLLPPGGDLVEDACGRLAEQGRLLGYQHLGFWKPADTFKERHELDAAYHSGMRPWMVWERSDRC, from the coding sequence GTGAAAGTCGTGCTGTTCTGCGGTGGATTCGGCATGCGGATGCGTGGCGGCGCCGACGATCCGGTGCCCAAGCCGATGCAGCTGGTCGGACCGCGACCGCTGATCTGGCACGTCATGCGGTATTACGCGCACTTCGGGCACAAGGACTTCATCCTGTGCCTGGGTTACGGTGCCGCGCATATCAAGAACTTCTTCCTCACCTACCAGGAATCGGTTTCCAACGATTTCGTCATCCGCGACGGACAGGTTCAGCTGCTGGCCTCCGACATCAGCGACTGGACGATCACCTTCGTCGACACCGGCCTGGACTCGGCGATCGGCGAGCGGTTGCGCCGGGTCCGGCACCTGCTCGCGGGGGAGCAGTACTTCCTCGCCAACTACGCGGATGTGCTGACCGACGCACCGCTGGACGAGATGATCTCCAAATGCGTCGCCTCCGGTGCGGCCGCCTCGATGATGATCGTGCCGCCCCAATCCTCGTTCCACTGCGTGGATGTCAACGCCGCCGGTGAGGTCGAGCGGATCATCCCGGTCGCCAAGCTGCCGCTGTGGGAGAACGGCGGCTATTTCGTGCTCACCCAGGAGGTTTTCGACCTGCTGCCGCCGGGCGGGGATCTGGTGGAGGACGCCTGCGGCCGGCTCGCCGAACAGGGGCGGCTGCTGGGTTATCAGCATCTGGGCTTCTGGAAACCGGCCGACACCTTCAAGGAACGCCACGAACTCGACGCCGCCTACCACTCCGGTATGCGGCCGTGGATGGTGTGGGAGCGGAGCGACCGGTGCTGA
- a CDS encoding class I SAM-dependent methyltransferase: MRCRLCHSGQLASVLDLGATPPCEKFLTEAELDEAETTYPLHLRLCENCLLLQIPALITPADTFVEYAYYSSYSDSWVRHARTFVERAIAELDLGPRSLLVEVASNDGYLLQHAVAAGIPCLGIEPSHNVGAAARDKGVPTVTAFLDEQTATRIRAEHGPADLLVANNVYAHVPDLLGFTRALRTLLADDGMLSIEVHHALNLVRLGQFDTVYHEHFQYYTVASAQRALATAGLTVVDVELLPTHGGSLRLWARPDPVAQPGPRVAEVLAMEAAAGLHTAAGYSDLQRRAEQVRAELLGFLLDCRAAGRRVVGYGAPGKGNTLLNYCGIRPDLLSYTVDRNPYKHGRFTPGTRIPIHPPERIDADRPDVVVVLPWNLETEITAQLRHVGSWGGQLVYPLPALHHADPAEVESGSRS; the protein is encoded by the coding sequence GTGCGTTGTCGCTTGTGCCATTCCGGTCAGCTGGCCAGTGTGCTCGATCTGGGTGCCACGCCGCCGTGTGAGAAATTCCTCACCGAGGCCGAGCTGGACGAGGCCGAGACGACCTATCCGCTGCACCTGCGCCTCTGCGAGAATTGCCTCCTGCTGCAGATCCCCGCGCTGATAACACCCGCGGACACCTTTGTCGAATACGCCTATTACTCTTCGTATTCCGACAGCTGGGTGCGGCACGCCCGGACCTTCGTCGAGCGGGCGATCGCCGAACTGGACCTCGGCCCGCGGTCGCTGCTGGTGGAGGTGGCCAGCAACGACGGCTACCTCCTGCAGCACGCGGTCGCCGCCGGCATCCCCTGCCTGGGCATCGAGCCGTCGCACAATGTCGGCGCCGCCGCCCGCGACAAGGGCGTGCCGACCGTCACCGCCTTCCTCGACGAGCAGACCGCGACCCGGATCCGCGCCGAGCACGGGCCCGCGGATCTGCTGGTGGCCAACAACGTCTACGCGCACGTACCCGATCTGCTCGGCTTCACCCGCGCGCTGCGCACCCTGCTGGCCGACGACGGCATGCTGTCGATCGAGGTGCACCACGCGCTGAATCTGGTGCGGCTGGGGCAGTTCGACACCGTCTACCACGAGCATTTCCAGTACTACACGGTCGCCTCCGCGCAGCGCGCGCTCGCCACCGCCGGGCTGACCGTGGTCGACGTCGAGTTGCTGCCGACCCACGGTGGCTCCCTGCGACTGTGGGCCCGGCCGGATCCGGTGGCGCAGCCCGGCCCGCGGGTGGCCGAGGTGCTGGCGATGGAGGCGGCGGCCGGATTGCACACCGCCGCAGGCTATTCCGATCTACAGCGGCGCGCCGAGCAGGTGCGCGCCGAACTGCTCGGCTTCCTGCTGGACTGCCGCGCCGCCGGCCGCCGGGTCGTCGGCTACGGTGCGCCGGGCAAGGGCAACACCCTGCTCAACTACTGCGGGATCCGCCCGGACCTGTTGTCCTACACCGTGGATCGCAATCCCTACAAGCACGGCCGGTTCACCCCGGGCACCCGCATCCCGATCCACCCCCCGGAACGGATCGACGCCGACCGCCCGGACGTGGTGGTGGTGCTGCCGTGGAATCTGGAGACCGAGATCACCGCCCAGTTGCGGCATGTCGGCTCCTGGGGCGGGCAGCTGGTGTATCCGCTGCCGGCCCTGCATCATGCCGATCCGGCAGAGGTCGAGTCCGGGAGTAGATCGTGA
- a CDS encoding sugar transferase, whose product MRFEPRARANARVVVPPRSERERWQREYERWLRIGDLVVIVTAVGVAHVMRFGGSGNPPLAATLPLEVRYTVVSALLGLVWVVCLAGAGTRSPRIFGSPEEYRRLLSATVTLFGLIAILSLVFHLDIARGYLAIALPLGLAGLIAQRWWWRHWLTKRRLVGDCGIRVLVVGSRDAAAAMVAAFSRDPGSGYQVVGMCTPDIGLVGLTVGNRTIPVVGDDRSVLAAVRYTQADTVAITATDDLGPADFRHMAWELDQIGVELIVTPGLVDISGTRLTHQLVASMPMLHVGKPQYDRARSNRKALFDICFALLAVTALAPVLLVIAIAVKINSPGPVFYLSERIGRNGHPFGMIKFRSMYVDADRAVDALIAAQGGNPVFFKMKDDPRVTAVGRVIRKYSLDELPQFFNVLRGEMSVVGPRPQVRREVDSYDGVMWRRLLVKPGLTGLWQVSGRSNLSPEDSMNLDLSYVENWSMVLDLLLVSRTLGAVLRGEGAY is encoded by the coding sequence ATGCGTTTCGAGCCCAGGGCTCGCGCCAATGCGCGAGTCGTCGTACCGCCGCGTTCCGAACGTGAACGCTGGCAACGCGAATACGAACGTTGGCTACGCATCGGCGACCTCGTGGTGATCGTCACAGCCGTGGGTGTGGCGCACGTCATGCGATTCGGCGGTTCCGGCAATCCCCCGCTGGCGGCGACCCTCCCGCTGGAAGTGCGCTACACGGTGGTGTCGGCCCTGCTCGGGCTGGTGTGGGTGGTCTGCCTCGCCGGTGCCGGCACCCGCTCGCCGCGCATCTTCGGCAGCCCCGAGGAGTACCGCCGGCTGCTGTCCGCGACGGTCACACTGTTCGGGCTGATCGCCATCCTGTCGCTGGTCTTCCACCTCGACATCGCCCGTGGCTACCTCGCGATCGCACTGCCGCTGGGGCTCGCGGGCCTGATCGCGCAGCGCTGGTGGTGGCGGCACTGGCTGACCAAACGGCGGCTGGTCGGGGACTGCGGGATCCGGGTGCTGGTGGTGGGCAGCCGCGACGCCGCGGCCGCGATGGTCGCCGCGTTCTCCCGCGACCCGGGCTCCGGATACCAGGTGGTCGGGATGTGCACGCCGGATATCGGCCTGGTCGGCCTGACCGTCGGCAATCGCACGATTCCCGTGGTCGGCGACGACCGTTCGGTGCTGGCTGCGGTGCGCTACACCCAGGCCGACACCGTCGCGATCACCGCCACCGACGACCTGGGCCCGGCCGATTTCCGGCACATGGCCTGGGAGCTGGACCAGATCGGCGTGGAGCTGATCGTCACGCCGGGCCTGGTCGACATCTCCGGCACCCGGCTCACCCATCAGCTGGTCGCCAGCATGCCGATGCTGCACGTCGGCAAGCCGCAGTACGACCGCGCGCGCTCGAATCGCAAGGCGCTGTTCGACATCTGCTTCGCGCTGCTCGCGGTGACGGCGCTGGCCCCGGTCCTGCTGGTGATCGCGATCGCGGTCAAGATCAACAGCCCCGGGCCGGTCTTCTATCTCTCCGAACGGATCGGCCGCAACGGGCACCCGTTCGGGATGATCAAGTTCCGCAGCATGTACGTCGACGCGGATCGCGCCGTCGACGCGCTCATCGCCGCCCAGGGCGGTAATCCGGTGTTCTTCAAGATGAAGGACGATCCACGGGTCACCGCGGTCGGCAGGGTGATCCGCAAGTACTCCCTCGACGAGCTGCCGCAGTTCTTCAACGTGCTGCGCGGCGAGATGAGCGTGGTCGGCCCGCGGCCGCAGGTCCGCCGCGAGGTCGACTCCTACGACGGGGTCATGTGGCGGCGGCTGCTGGTGAAGCCGGGCCTGACCGGGCTGTGGCAGGTCAGCGGCCGATCGAACCTGTCGCCGGAGGATTCGATGAACCTGGACCTGTCCTATGTGGAGAACTGGTCGATGGTGCTGGATCTGCTGCTCGTGTCCCGGACCCTCGGCGCGGTACTGCGCGGCGAGGGCGCCTACTGA
- a CDS encoding glycosyltransferase family 4 protein has protein sequence MTGSEWFTATPGGLNRYFTDLYGALARRPDVVVTAAAFGPAPAGARSWGPVGGGTLHRTRTAFLDRRDLDRNTVLDRHFGLYGPVAAGRLRNQPAVVHFHGPWAAESRLAGEGPRAVRAKYLLERLRYTRADRFVVLSRYFHDVLVNDYRIPSHRIAIVPPGVDVPTAAEPAPPPADSPPSVLCVRRLERRMGIDVLIDCWPAVLDRHPEARLTIVGTGTIAAELRERAAHLPSIEFTGFVDDDRLDELYTRATVAVVPSLALEGFGLVTLAALAAGRAPVVTDCGGLPDAVRGLDDSLIVPIGDREALAARLATALDGDRPDAARCREHARQFSWTAATDRHLALYRELVGT, from the coding sequence ATGACCGGGTCGGAGTGGTTCACCGCCACCCCCGGTGGCCTGAATCGGTACTTCACCGATCTGTACGGTGCGCTGGCGCGCCGGCCCGATGTCGTGGTCACCGCCGCGGCCTTCGGCCCGGCGCCCGCGGGCGCCCGCTCCTGGGGACCGGTGGGCGGCGGCACCCTGCACCGCACCCGGACCGCCTTCCTGGATCGGCGCGACCTGGACCGGAACACCGTGCTGGACAGGCATTTCGGCCTCTACGGACCGGTGGCCGCCGGACGGCTGCGCAACCAGCCGGCGGTGGTGCACTTCCACGGGCCCTGGGCCGCCGAAAGCCGGTTGGCCGGCGAAGGTCCGCGCGCGGTGCGGGCCAAATACCTGCTGGAACGGCTCCGGTACACCCGCGCCGACCGATTCGTCGTGTTGTCCCGGTACTTTCACGATGTGCTCGTCAACGATTACCGGATACCGTCGCATCGCATCGCGATCGTGCCACCCGGCGTCGACGTGCCCACGGCCGCCGAACCGGCTCCGCCCCCGGCGGATTCGCCGCCGAGCGTGCTGTGCGTGCGCCGGCTGGAACGCCGCATGGGTATCGACGTCCTCATCGACTGCTGGCCCGCCGTCCTGGACCGGCATCCCGAGGCCCGGCTGACCATCGTCGGAACCGGCACGATCGCCGCCGAATTGCGCGAGCGCGCGGCGCATCTCCCCTCGATCGAGTTCACCGGATTCGTCGACGACGACCGGCTCGACGAGCTCTACACCCGGGCCACGGTGGCGGTGGTGCCGTCGCTGGCGCTCGAGGGTTTCGGCCTGGTCACGCTCGCGGCACTGGCCGCCGGGCGAGCGCCGGTGGTCACCGACTGCGGCGGACTGCCGGATGCCGTGCGCGGACTGGACGATTCGCTGATCGTCCCGATCGGCGACCGGGAGGCGCTGGCGGCCCGGCTCGCCACCGCCCTCGACGGCGACCGGCCCGACGCGGCCCGCTGCCGGGAACATGCCCGGCAGTTCTCCTGGACCGCGGCCACGGACCGTCATCTGGCCCTCTATCGCGAACTGGTCGGCACATGA
- a CDS encoding glycosyltransferase family 4 protein codes for MKAVFVAHTAAPSGAELAMLRLVSALQPHLDTAVVYTADGPMVDRTRERGIETRLLPNAFDSRSMTIAGAADPRRLLAGAAGLLRVGWALGATARELGATVLVAGSSKTLLMGAVAARRAGIPLVWQVHDRITAQYFGRALAPVLRLLGRVAAQGCIANSRGTLRTLFTWRQPAIVAYPGLEPAPEAVRPPQREPEDAVVAVVGRLAPWKGQDVFLRALAAAKYVPRQVLLVGGTFFDEEPYRAELERLAAELALPVTFTGHVDDPEALLRDVDVLVHCSVLPEPFGQVVVEGMRAGCAVVATRPGGPTEIVEPEISGLLVDAGDEAQLTAALDRLLGDPALRDRLAAAARVRARRFDITESARAVAGFLAEVAGRRKWLRHG; via the coding sequence ATGAAGGCCGTCTTCGTCGCGCACACCGCCGCCCCCTCCGGCGCCGAACTGGCCATGCTGCGGCTGGTTTCGGCGCTACAGCCGCATCTGGACACCGCCGTGGTGTACACCGCCGACGGCCCGATGGTGGACCGCACCCGCGAGCGGGGTATCGAAACCCGATTGCTGCCCAACGCCTTCGACAGCCGATCGATGACCATCGCCGGTGCGGCGGATCCGCGGCGGCTGCTCGCCGGGGCCGCCGGTCTGCTGCGGGTGGGCTGGGCGCTCGGCGCGACCGCTCGCGAACTCGGGGCCACGGTCCTCGTGGCAGGCAGTAGCAAGACCCTGCTGATGGGTGCGGTGGCGGCCCGGCGCGCCGGAATTCCGCTGGTCTGGCAGGTGCACGACCGGATCACCGCGCAATATTTCGGCCGTGCCCTGGCGCCGGTGCTGCGGTTGCTGGGCCGGGTGGCCGCGCAGGGCTGCATCGCCAACAGCCGCGGCACGTTGCGCACGCTGTTCACCTGGCGGCAGCCCGCGATCGTCGCCTATCCGGGGTTGGAGCCCGCGCCGGAGGCCGTCCGGCCGCCGCAGCGCGAACCCGAGGACGCGGTGGTCGCGGTCGTCGGGCGGCTGGCGCCGTGGAAGGGACAGGATGTCTTCCTGCGCGCGCTCGCGGCCGCGAAATACGTTCCGCGACAAGTGCTCCTGGTCGGCGGCACGTTCTTCGACGAGGAACCGTATCGGGCGGAGCTGGAGCGGCTCGCCGCCGAACTCGCGCTGCCGGTGACCTTCACCGGGCATGTCGACGATCCGGAGGCCCTCCTGCGGGACGTGGACGTGCTCGTGCACTGTTCGGTGCTGCCGGAACCGTTCGGGCAGGTCGTCGTCGAGGGGATGCGCGCCGGGTGCGCGGTCGTCGCGACCCGGCCGGGCGGACCCACCGAGATCGTCGAGCCCGAGATCAGCGGGCTGCTGGTGGACGCCGGCGACGAGGCACAGCTGACCGCGGCCCTCGATCGGCTGCTCGGCGATCCGGCGCTGCGGGACCGGCTCGCCGCGGCCGCGCGCGTCCGGGCCCGGCGGTTCGACATCACCGAATCGGCGCGAGCAGTGGCCGGGTTCCTCGCCGAGGTGGCTGGGCGGCGGAAGTGGCTGCGGCATGGCTGA
- a CDS encoding lipopolysaccharide biosynthesis protein, translating into MAEFGTSASEAPTVELPAVDPPTVELPVFGTATPDAATEAPGRRRNGHGAAAVLRDIGFVSFGKYGQYLITVVTLPLISRLLGPQGLGLLAVGMSAYFIGSLVVDLGITSFLAAKVHDHDRPEARPDIDKLRGTYLAVRLTTLGTIGLALLIELAAGAPPKLHMILLGLFAGGFWSVSEDWLLIGQGRFGASTLYQGAGRVVYPILLLLLLPRFATATTAMLCLLGSSVLTVVLTWSDSLRKFGLPGRPHRLREVLRIGTPVLISRALVTSYGQGSAAVYSAVLDSVSLGLYSAGDRLVRAIQSLLDPIGFALLPRMAQRSAQESFWRTSIRSLLGCVVIAVLGVVSVWLLAPVLIHVMFGDEFTRAVPLLRVEACILPATTVTSFVTTAILPVREDTTGVLIGAFIGTCVAAGGLVIALHTHSVWTLVHGTVAAEFTVMIWYIARVRWFIVRERDAAQRIRQPAGSAGAYEVETS; encoded by the coding sequence ATGGCTGAATTCGGCACCTCGGCATCCGAGGCTCCGACGGTCGAACTCCCGGCGGTCGATCCCCCGACGGTCGAGCTCCCGGTTTTCGGCACGGCTACCCCGGACGCCGCGACCGAGGCCCCCGGACGGCGGCGTAACGGACACGGTGCCGCCGCGGTCCTGCGCGACATCGGCTTCGTCAGCTTCGGCAAGTACGGCCAGTACCTCATCACGGTCGTCACCCTGCCGCTGATCTCCCGGCTGCTCGGCCCGCAAGGTCTCGGCCTGCTCGCCGTCGGCATGTCGGCCTACTTCATCGGCTCGCTGGTGGTCGATCTGGGGATCACCTCCTTTCTCGCCGCGAAGGTGCACGACCACGACCGGCCCGAGGCGCGGCCGGACATCGACAAGTTGCGCGGCACCTACCTCGCCGTCCGCCTCACCACGCTCGGCACGATCGGGCTGGCCCTGCTGATCGAACTCGCGGCCGGCGCGCCGCCCAAACTGCACATGATCCTGCTGGGCCTGTTCGCCGGGGGATTCTGGTCCGTCTCCGAGGACTGGCTGCTGATCGGGCAGGGCCGGTTCGGGGCGTCCACGCTGTATCAGGGCGCGGGCCGCGTCGTCTACCCGATCCTGCTCCTGCTGCTGTTGCCGCGCTTCGCCACCGCCACCACGGCCATGCTGTGCCTGCTCGGATCCTCGGTGCTGACCGTCGTACTCACCTGGTCGGATTCGCTGCGCAAATTCGGGCTGCCGGGCCGCCCGCACCGGCTGCGGGAGGTCCTGCGGATCGGGACCCCGGTCCTGATCTCCCGGGCACTGGTCACCAGTTACGGACAGGGCAGCGCGGCCGTGTATTCCGCGGTGCTGGACTCGGTTTCGCTGGGCCTGTACTCCGCGGGCGACCGGCTGGTCCGGGCCATCCAATCACTACTGGACCCCATCGGTTTCGCGCTGCTGCCGCGGATGGCGCAGCGCAGCGCGCAGGAGTCGTTCTGGCGCACGTCGATCCGGTCGTTGCTGGGCTGCGTGGTGATCGCGGTGCTGGGTGTGGTCAGCGTATGGCTGCTGGCGCCGGTGCTGATCCACGTGATGTTCGGCGACGAATTCACCCGCGCCGTACCGCTGTTGCGCGTCGAGGCGTGCATCCTGCCGGCCACCACGGTCACCTCCTTCGTGACCACCGCGATCCTGCCGGTCCGCGAGGATACGACCGGGGTGCTGATCGGCGCGTTCATCGGCACCTGCGTCGCGGCCGGCGGGCTCGTGATCGCGCTGCACACCCATTCGGTGTGGACGCTGGTGCACGGTACGGTGGCCGCCGAATTCACCGTGATGATCTGGTACATCGCCCGGGTGCGGTGGTTCATCGTCCGCGAGCGGGACGCGGCGCAACGGATACGGCAGCCGGCCGGATCGGCCGGGGCCTACGAGGTGGAGACGTCGTGA
- a CDS encoding glycosyltransferase translates to MKILYIGDDWIGSNARSLADGFREAGHEVVVVDSTSVTLPPRFSPPWIYSKVARRRAGWDVAAVHDEIDRLAADFAPDVLFVFKGIHLDQQRLLSVPARVRIHYSPDDVSNPENTSPAYLAHEAGWDLIVTTKRHNVSELRERGARAVTFVASAYDPAWHRPCARRGGDRFLAGFIGARRPDRTGLLIDLAREHGPGLVVHGPGWRREPALLRTGAGVRPAVYGEHFSVAVAAITANLVLLNSANRDTHTCRSFEIPAAGGLFVGERTDEHAALLTEDTECFLFSDTAELREILDRCARHPGQAAKVAEAGYRRIVSGGHRYVDRAREIIDAIT, encoded by the coding sequence GTGAAAATTCTGTACATCGGCGACGACTGGATCGGCAGCAACGCCCGGTCGCTGGCCGACGGGTTCCGCGAGGCCGGGCACGAGGTCGTGGTCGTCGACTCGACCTCGGTCACACTGCCGCCACGGTTCTCGCCGCCGTGGATCTATTCGAAGGTGGCGCGGCGCCGCGCGGGCTGGGACGTCGCCGCGGTCCACGACGAGATCGACCGGCTGGCCGCCGATTTCGCGCCGGACGTGCTGTTCGTCTTCAAGGGCATCCATCTCGACCAGCAACGGCTGCTGTCGGTACCGGCCCGGGTGCGCATCCACTACAGTCCGGACGACGTGTCGAATCCGGAGAACACCAGCCCGGCCTACCTCGCCCACGAGGCGGGCTGGGATCTGATCGTGACGACCAAGCGGCACAACGTCTCCGAGCTGCGCGAGCGCGGGGCGCGGGCGGTGACCTTCGTCGCCAGCGCCTACGACCCGGCCTGGCACCGGCCGTGCGCGCGCCGCGGCGGGGACCGGTTCCTGGCCGGATTCATCGGCGCGCGCCGGCCCGACCGCACCGGACTGCTGATCGATCTGGCCCGGGAACACGGGCCGGGCCTGGTGGTCCACGGTCCGGGCTGGCGGCGCGAACCCGCCCTGCTGCGGACCGGGGCCGGGGTGCGCCCGGCGGTCTACGGCGAGCACTTCTCGGTCGCCGTCGCCGCGATCACCGCCAACCTGGTGCTGCTGAACTCCGCCAACCGTGACACCCACACCTGCCGCAGCTTCGAGATACCCGCCGCCGGTGGGCTTTTCGTCGGTGAACGGACCGACGAACACGCCGCGCTGCTGACCGAGGACACCGAATGCTTCCTGTTCTCCGATACCGCCGAACTGCGTGAGATCCTCGACCGGTGTGCCCGCCATCCCGGCCAGGCCGCGAAGGTCGCCGAGGCCGGATACCGGCGTATCGTCTCCGGCGGCCATCGTTACGTCGACCGCGCCCGCGAGATCATCGATGCGATCACCTGA